One Oncorhynchus kisutch isolate 150728-3 linkage group LG30, Okis_V2, whole genome shotgun sequence genomic window, ataAGACTCTTTGGCCCTTGATTAACCTGTATGAAGTCTCTGATGAGCTTTCAGGCTGCTCTTCTGAGTGAAAGTCTTACCACATATCTCACAGCTGTAGGGCTTCTCACCAGTATGAGTGTGCAGGTGTCTTTCAAAATGACTATGGCGatcaaaactctttccacaaaaGGAGCATATGAAACATCTATTTCTTGTGTCGTCTGTAGTGGCACTGGTTCCCTCTGTACTGTCAAAACTGTCTATGCCAAGGGCAAATAAAATCCCCTCTTGACTGTAGTTTGGTTCTGTGATGTACGCTCTCATTGCAGTTTCCTCCTCTACAGGTAGTGGTGACGGTGGTACCCGGTCCTGAAACCTGGTTAGTACTGTTCCATCACCATCCTCCCTGTTCCTTGCATGTAGAACCACCCCTGCATACTGCTCTTGCTCAATCACATCCAGCTTGTCTTTCTCATCCTGAAAAGACAAATCTTCAAGTTCCACCTCTCTAGAAGCTGACGTATAGAACCCGTGGTGGTGGTGCAGTCCATCAAAAGGACTGTGATGGTATTTGACACTGGGTGAAACAGGATGGGAGTTCTGCTGCTTTGTCGCATCGGAGGAGCAACCTGGATTTAGTGATCCAGACTCCATATCACTGTGCCTCTCTGTGAAAGATCTACACAGCTgactctccctctcatccatgaCATACTCTGGGTCGTCCTGGTAACCTGGTCGCTCTGTGCTTTTTTGGTGTTGAGGTCCTGACTGACTGAGTATCTGGGATTCAAACTGCTTCTCTTTCTCTGCTCCCCCCACCAACCCCTGCcccctgccctcctcctcctcctcactgtgCCCGGAGCTAGGCTGTGCTTCACCAGGTGAGGGCTGATCCCTCGGTTCCTCTGGGTTCTCCGAGGGTCTAGGATAAAAGTCAGGCTTCTTATCATCAAGCAGAGATTGTCCCGTTAGCATGTCAGCATCGTCTGCTTGACAGGAAAAAGAGTATCAAGTATTTTAGCATAGATTTGAACAACATGGCAATTCAAACAATGTAAATCATCCAACATGAACAGTTTAATGTCATCTTAACCCCAACAGAGAACAGGAAAACctattggcaccctattctgtatgtagtgtactactattgATTAGAGCCCtttgggtcctggtcaatagcagtacactataaagggaacaggttTCCATTAAGGATGCAGCCTTATTTAATTATAGAACGGGCATACTGTCTGTTAATTACAGAATAATTGACTGATTTATGCATTTAAGAGTTAACCATTTCACATATTAAAAGTATGAAAACATCAATGTTATTTTAATCTCTTACCTCTGTGAGTCTTCAGGTGTCCTTTGAGGCTACTCTTCTGGTTGAAACACCTTCCACATATGTCACAACTATACGGTTTCTCACCCGTATGAATTCGCTGGTGCCTTTCCAGATGACCAACACGCTCAAAAACCTTCCCACAGAATGAGCAGATGAAGCACTTCTTGTCCTTGGTGACTCCTTGGAAGGTTTTCACCTTCCTTTCCGGACAACTGGAGAAGATGGGAGGATGGTTCAGAGAAGCCCCGTCCGTGACCTGCGAGTTTGGCTGTACTGTACCGTCACTTGCTATCAAGAGTGTGTCTGAAGGTCCATAATGTTGCTGTCTGAGCTGTAAAATCATATCCTCGCTGACATCTACATATGGTTTCCCTGGAGATGAAGCACTGCTACATGACGCCTCCACCCTTCCTgggacaggaagtacaggagagtGATCAGTGAGACACTGGGAGTTCTGACCTGAACTGGGAAGTACAGGAGAGTGATCAGTGAGACACTGGGAGTTCTGACCTGAACTGATGAAATATTCTGAATTGCTCGTCTCCATATCGTTGTCTGCTTGTGAACTGGACATCCACGGCCGGCCGTCTCTCTCGTACGTTGACAAGTCATCATCCAGTTGCTGTTCTGCTCTTCCTGCAGTCTGTTCTCCTGCTTTATGATCTAGTGTCTGGAATGCATCCTTGTCCTCCCCTGGCTCAGACTTCATGGGCATCTGAGGAGCAGTTTGGAACACTTCGTCCTTCTCGTTCATCTGCTCTTCCTCAGACTGACGTCCATCCAGGAGAGGCTTCTCTTCGTTGTTAGCTAGTCCGTCCATCGATACTGTGGAAAGATTACATTTGATTAATAAAACAATGAGGCATAGAATTGCTTATGTCCTATTAATAACCAATACATTGGATGTCATTATGTAGTGAGTGTGTCCCATCCCTATATgatgcactaccctatgggcgcTAGTCAGAAGTAATGCATACAT contains:
- the LOC109874936 gene encoding zinc finger protein 236 isoform X5, whose product is MLSSVSLRAQIASIIEVLSKTAVSEISKVFDDGIVVLRVEMCRRENEINVLKNNVQQLDSELRRARGINARRRIHHGRSVAAENFRRGPGKSGTTCEGKTSLEKLQPEEDFNEKDEGVGPADEILVKTEPGGEGQQEEQTTGLKDKEASRSSVFFPGKPYLESDVREDMILQLRQQQRHRQSDALRRTSNGTVQSNTDPQCVLGSDPNYNTTRRASNRIFFQVKKHFICTLCGKSFERYGHLERHLRIHTGEKPYSCDLCGRCFNQKGSLKGHLKTHRVSMDGLANNEEKPLLDGRQSEEEQMNEKDEVFQTAPQMPMKSEPGEDKDAFQTLDHKAGEQTAGRAEQQLDDDLSTYERDGRPWMSSSQADNDMETSNSEYFISSGRVEASCSSASSPGKPYVDVSEDMILQLRQQHYGPSDTLLIASDGTVQPNSQVTDGASLNHPPIFSSCPERKVKTFQGVTKDKKCFICSFCGKVFERVGHLERHQRIHTGEKPYSCDICGRCFNQKSSLKGHLKTHRDDADMLTGQSLLDDKKPDFYPRPSENPEEPRDQPSPGEAQPSSGHSEEEEEGRGQGLVGGAEKEKQFESQILSQSGPQHQKSTERPGYQDDPEYVMDERESQLCRSFTERHSDMESGSLNPGCSSDATKQQNSHPVSPSVKYHHSPFDGLHHHHGFYTSASREVELEDLSFQDEKDKLDVIEQEQYAGVVLHARNREDGDGTVLTRFQDRVPPSPLPVEEETAMRAYITEPNYSQEGILFALGIDSFDSTEGTSATTDDTRNRCFICSFCGKSFDRHSHFERHLHTHTGEKPYSCEICGKTFTQKSSLKAHQRLHTG
- the LOC109874936 gene encoding zinc finger protein 236 isoform X3; translated protein: MLSSVSLRAQIASIIEVLSKTAVSEISKVFDDGIVVLRVEMCRRENEINVLKNNVQQLDSELRRARGINARRRIHHGRSVAAENFRRGPGKSGTTCEGKTSLEKLQPEEDFNEKDEGVGPADEILVKTEPGGEGQQEEQTTGLKDKEASRSSVFFPGKPYLESDVREDMILQLRQQQRHRQSDALRRTSNGTVQSNTDPQCVLGSDPNYNTTRRASNRIFFQVKKHFICTLCGKSFERYGHLERHLRIHTGEKPYSCDLCGRCFNQKGSLKGHLKTHRVSMDGLANNEEKPLLDGRQSEEEQMNEKDEVFQTAPQMPMKSEPGEDKDAFQTLDHKAGEQTAGRAEQQLDDDLSTYERDGRPWMSSSQADNDMETSNSEYFISSGRVEASCSSASSPGKPYVDVSEDMILQLRQQHYGPSDTLLIASDGTVQPNSQVTDGASLNHPPIFSSCPERKVKTFQGVTKDKKCFICSFCGKVFERVGHLERHQRIHTGEKPYSCDICGRCFNQKSSLKGHLKTHRADDADMLTGQSLLDDKKPDFYPRPSENPEEPRDQPSPGEAQPSSGHSEEEEEGRGQGLVGGAEKEKQFESQILSQSGPQHQKSTERPGYQDDPEYVMDERESQLCRSFTERHSDMESGSLNPGCSSDATKQQNSHPVSPSVKYHHSPFDGLHHHHGFYTSASREVELEDLSFQDEKDKLDVIEQEQYAGVVLHARNREDGDGTVLTRFQDRVPPSPLPVEEETAMRAYITEPNYSQEGILFALGIDSFDSTEGTSATTDDTRNRCFICSFCGKSFDRHSHFERHLHTHTGEKPYSCEICGKTFTQKSSLKAHQRLHTG
- the LOC109874936 gene encoding sal-like protein 1 isoform X2 translates to MLSSVSLRAQIASIIEVLSKTAVSEISKVFDDGIVVLRVEMCRRENEINVLKNNVQQLDSELRRARGINARRRIHHGRSVAAENFRRGPGKSGTTCEGKTSLEKLQPEEDFNEKDEGVGPADEILVKTEPGGEGQQEEQTTGLKDKEASRSSVFFPGKPYLESDVREDMILQLRQQQRHRQSDALRRTSNGTVQSNTDPQCVLGSDPNYNTTRRASNRIFFQVKKHFICTLCGKSFERYGHLERHLRIHTGEKPYSCDLCGRCFNQKGSLKGHLKTHRVSMDGLANNEEKPLLDGRQSEEEQMNEKDEVFQTAPQMPMKSEPGEDKDAFQTLDHKAGEQTAGRAEQQLDDDLSTYERDGRPWMSSSQADNDMETSNSEYFISSGQNSQCLTDHSPVLPVPGRVEASCSSASSPGKPYVDVSEDMILQLRQQHYGPSDTLLIASDGTVQPNSQVTDGASLNHPPIFSSCPERKVKTFQGVTKDKKCFICSFCGKVFERVGHLERHQRIHTGEKPYSCDICGRCFNQKSSLKGHLKTHRADDADMLTGQSLLDDKKPDFYPRPSENPEEPRDQPSPGEAQPSSGHSEEEEEGRGQGLVGGAEKEKQFESQILSQSGPQHQKSTERPGYQDDPEYVMDERESQLCRSFTERHSDMESGSLNPGCSSDATKQQNSHPVSPSVKYHHSPFDGLHHHHGFYTSASREVELEDLSFQDEKDKLDVIEQEQYAGVVLHARNREDGDGTVLTRFQDRVPPSPLPVEEETAMRAYITEPNYSQEGILFALGIDSFDSTEGTSATTDDTRNRCFICSFCGKSFDRHSHFERHLHTHTGEKPYSCEICGKTFTQKSSLKAHQRLHTG
- the LOC109874936 gene encoding uncharacterized protein LOC109874936 isoform X1, yielding MLSSVSLRAQIASIIEVLSKTAVSEISKVFDDGIVVLRVEMCRRENEINVLKNNVQQLDSELRRARGINARRRIHHGRSVAAENFRRGPGKSGTTCEGKTSLEKLQPEEDFNEKDEGVGPADEILVKTEPGGEGQQEEQTTGLKDKEASRSSVFFPGKPYLESDVREDMILQLRQQQRHRQSDALRRTSNGTVQSNTDPQCVLGSDPNYNTTRRASNRIFFQVKKHFICTLCGKSFERYGHLERHLRIHTGEKPYSCDLCGRCFNQKGSLKGHLKTHRVSMDGLANNEEKPLLDGRQSEEEQMNEKDEVFQTAPQMPMKSEPGEDKDAFQTLDHKAGEQTAGRAEQQLDDDLSTYERDGRPWMSSSQADNDMETSNSEYFISSGQNSQCLTDHSPVLPSSGQNSQCLTDHSPVLPVPGRVEASCSSASSPGKPYVDVSEDMILQLRQQHYGPSDTLLIASDGTVQPNSQVTDGASLNHPPIFSSCPERKVKTFQGVTKDKKCFICSFCGKVFERVGHLERHQRIHTGEKPYSCDICGRCFNQKSSLKGHLKTHRADDADMLTGQSLLDDKKPDFYPRPSENPEEPRDQPSPGEAQPSSGHSEEEEEGRGQGLVGGAEKEKQFESQILSQSGPQHQKSTERPGYQDDPEYVMDERESQLCRSFTERHSDMESGSLNPGCSSDATKQQNSHPVSPSVKYHHSPFDGLHHHHGFYTSASREVELEDLSFQDEKDKLDVIEQEQYAGVVLHARNREDGDGTVLTRFQDRVPPSPLPVEEETAMRAYITEPNYSQEGILFALGIDSFDSTEGTSATTDDTRNRCFICSFCGKSFDRHSHFERHLHTHTGEKPYSCEICGKTFTQKSSLKAHQRLHTG
- the LOC109874936 gene encoding uncharacterized protein LOC109874936 isoform X4 encodes the protein MLSSVSLRAQIASIIEVLSKTAVSEISKVFDDGIVVLRVEMCRRENEINVLKNNVQQLDSELRRARGINARRRIHHGRSVAAENFRRGPGKSGTTCEGKTSLEKLQPEEDFNEKDEGVGPADEILVKTEPGGEGQQEEQTTGLKDKEASRSSVFFPGKPYLESDVREDMILQLRQQQRHRQSDALRRTSNGTVQSNTDPQCVLGSDPNYNTTRRASNRIFFQVKKHFICTLCGKSFERYGHLERHLRIHTGEKPYSCDLCGRCFNQKGSLKGHLKTHRVSMDGLANNEEKPLLDGRQSEEEQMNEKDEVFQTAPQMPMKSEPGEDKDAFQTLDHKAGEQTAGRAEQQLDDDLSTYERDGRPWMSSSQADNDMETSNSEYFISSGQNSQCLTDHSPVLPSSGQNSQCLTDHSPVLPVPGRVEASCSSASSPGKPYVDVSEDMILQLRQQHYGPSDTLLIASDGTVQPNSQVTDGASLNHPPIFSSCPERKVKTFQGVTKDKKCFICSFCGKVFERVGHLERHQRIHTGEKPYSCDICGRCFNQKSSLKGHLKTHRDDADMLTGQSLLDDKKPDFYPRPSENPEEPRDQPSPGEAQPSSGHSEEEEEGRGQGLVGGAEKEKQFESQILSQSGPQHQKSTERPGYQDDPEYVMDERESQLCRSFTERHSDMESGSLNPGCSSDATKQQNSHPVSPSVKYHHSPFDGLHHHHGFYTSASREVELEDLSFQDEKDKLDVIEQEQYAGVVLHARNREDGDGTVLTRFQDRVPPSPLPVEEETAMRAYITEPNYSQEGILFALGIDSFDSTEGTSATTDDTRNRCFICSFCGKSFDRHSHFERHLHTHTGEKPYSCEICGKTFTQKSSLKAHQRLHTG